CAGTTTCTGTGAGGTTCTCTACATGTGTAAACTTAGAACTGGATGAAAACAAAAgactttaattgttttttttttttaggtagaAACTTTTCTAATAAAATTGACTAAAACAATTTGCTTTAACCATCTTATTATTCAAACACCAGTGTACGGGGATGGAAACCAACAGCTGATACGtatttagaaatgtttattaGGAATCTGAAATATGAATCCAGGAGTTTGAACCTGATTAATGTGAAAAAGCAAAACTTAACATCAGAAATAGAAATAAGATAAACAAGACACAGGTTCCCAGctagacagacagaaacacaaacaggttATCTCCACCGAACTAAAGGTGGATGCAAATATTCATCCAAAGCTCTCATTTGCAAGCGTGGACTCGTGTTTGTTGTTGTAGCCGTGAGTTAGTTTGGAGCTTCATCTGCACTAACATGCTGGATAAAATGCAGAGTTTTATAGGAGAGTTTTCATTGTGATGTTGAGGTTTTGTGCTACAACAGCagctttttatgtatttatcacAAAGATGAACGGTACATCAAGCTCCGAGCCTGATTAAGGGGTGTAACGATGAAGTCTGGGACACGATCTTCCTCATCTGGTGTCAGACTGATGTGAGGGGTGAAGCGGATGCTGGATTTTAACTTTTAAGCCTAATAGGAAATATTAAGCTCAAAAACCATAAGGGCAAGAAAATTAGATTCAACgttacaaaagtaactttgtaaaaaaaaaatcaatgtaaaaatgcttcttaaaagagcatttttctATTTCAGTAACAGAAGTTTTGACCAAATAGTTAGAAATGAAAACTGTCTAAGGAGGTTattcattccagatctggagCAGATCCAGCccctaacctttgttctaaacctgcacTGGTTCAAGCCTGTGGGTTAACTTATTATGCACAATGCAAGAACacattcaattttaaaaattcttcttggttttttgtttgaagCCAAAGCAGCTGGTGTGAGGAGTGGTGGGACTCTATTCCACTGCATCTATTTggcagctttagttactttaagATGAAGATGTTTCCCTCTAAATGTTTGTTCTTTTCATTAGATGTTCACATGGTCTAACTTCTCCCCAAAATCTGAACACAagagaaaatagtttttattttctttcctctgttaATCACATGATGAGCCCTGAGATTTATCTTCTGACTTAAACTCTATATAAAGTAGTTCAGACTAGCGCCACCTGCAGGAGCTACAGCAGAACATGACTGCTGACACTCAGGGATCATAGATGGCCTGTATAATAACACATCAGTCACACCACACCActatttttgctttaatacCTTAAATCTTGCTGCTACTTTTACTTGACTATGATTTGGAGTATTTTAACGTAGCTGAATTTTATTTAAGGATTAATATTCTTCTACCACTAGAACTCAAACAAGTTTATCTGAAAAATGTTCAAGAATGAAGATCATTTctgttactcaaaaatggaattttGCGCATAATTTGGCAAATCACAggcactgcaactcactgaaaTATTCCAGAACACATAATAAAACTGGTCTATTGGGGAATGTGGACAGAATGAAGGAAGAAATCTAATGAATTTTAATATGAGTGTCTAAAAGTGGTTCTGTTTCCCGCCTGAGTGGTCAAAATGGGAACAAACAGCCGTGTAAAGTTGTCTTTTCTTATTATATTCATTAATAACCCACCGAAATCATGAGAAACTGAGCCAAGAGGAGCCTTTATTGcattcattttccttttatttggtAAAGTGCATTGGAAATGCTTCgcatagaatctctgtattatACAGAATTAGAGGAACACCAAAGTGATGGTGTTTATAGAAATACAGGACTTAGAATGGAAGGATCTTCCCTGTATTTTAATGTTGAAGTCATTTATGTATCAACAAATTCTTAAATAGACTGGAAGCTGACGTACTCCCCAGTAGCAGGAAAGAATAACTGGATGTTGTAAAATCATTTAAAGATAATCTGGTGAATGAAGTCAAACGATAAGAGAACATTCTGTTAATTAAGAGTCTTAGAAACATCTGCTGgttctgtttgactgatttCTTTTAGAGTGTCAAGTGCAACAAATACCAGCTTTAACTTCTCAAAGATGTGGACTAAAACCCCACTTATGTTCCGCTAACATCCCAGCTGAGACCAAGCAGGTGTTAACCCGGAAGGTTGCGACAGATGACGGAGATCCGGCGCTGTCTGGGAACTTTCTGTCCGTTAAACACAGACTCCTCATCTTTCAGGATCTCATGAGTGTATTGGTATCGGGCCTGGTCCCTGTAGAGGACAGCAGAGGATCAAACACTTCTCTAGTCTGAACTTAGTGCTAGAATTCAGTACAACATGAGGAAACATGGTTGGGTGTTGCTACAGACAGTTTTTTCTGGACAATAATCATTTCCAGGATTGAAGACATaatcaaaaaatgtaatactTGATTAAAAtcttaaccctgtaaagccTGACCCATCAAAAAATACCcagaaaattctatttttttattttttggaactgagatgtttattaaccattttaacaaaatccatctaaaaaaaaatttaaaaattgccatatcattttgtttctatttttttgtatcaCATTTGATCCATTGTGCAGCTTTGGCAACTTTTTTCTCACaacaatgttgattttagaaacaaaaactagtttgttttatttatttaactatttatcatGTTGACGAGCTAGAGGTCTCAGAAACTCGTGGCAAATATGATACAAACGGTTATATAGGGTTAATAAATGATCTTTACTGAACCTCAGTATGTAGAGGGAGCGTCTGGACAGCAGCAGGTCCAGCCACTCGCTGGAGTCGTCCTCCTTCACTAGACGCATTATACTGTCCGACAGAAGACTCAACCCCGCTATGGTGCTGCCACAGAACTGAAACAGGAGCACAGCTTCTTTAtctggaaatgatgcaaaacccagcagaatactggacagaaaactgaaagGAAACCTTGACGCTGTCGATGTGGGGCTTGATGTAGCCGGCTTTGTCCAGGTCCAGAACGTGCACGGGGCCGAGCAGCGAACTCCCTTCAGGAAACGCTGCAGACCGGACACGAGTCAGGATCTCCTCACACGCTGCTCCCCAAGTCACTCGCTCCGTCTCCCGGTAGCCGTGGATGGCCTGAAAGTGAGTCCATCAGCCGTCAACTGGAACACATCCATGTGCTGACTGATTTAGCACAacatttaaaagtaataaaatcatGTTATATGCAAGGACGATATTTTGACAAAACTGAGAATGATTGAAATTTGTCAACAGATTGGTTCCAACTGTCGGTTCAAAAACAAGCTTTGTAAAGTGGATTATATGTTGGGTGATTGTGAAGGAAAACGGTTTGAGGatgtaaacgacaaaaacaagacaaaatgacagaatcaagacacaaaatgacaaaaccgagacagaatattataaaaatgagacggAAAACAAAATATCAGCAGGTTAttctaacatgttgtgggacacattccatgtataataataattatttaaaatattatgttgattaaaaaaatgttcccacaattacaagagacatcaatggaaaaataaatcaaaaaaggagattgaaatttcatttgagctgttttattagagattccgtttggtcatcaggggggtggaacaagagaaaaatggcattttagggaaactccagacttatttggtattttaaaaatattttcaagtattcttttctcctatttttgtAGATGTGATCTCAGGACGAGAACATTTAGacaactactgcatgttttaggatttGGATTATTAGAAaattgatgtaaaatgtcctccagttctggaatgatccttAAATTGCAATTTTGATTTGAATCTGTCAGAAAAGCCGCACTTGGATATTTTCCACAAATTGTGTGCAGTAAATTACTGTTTCTCTCCAGCTTTGCATTGGACTGAAaagggtttgtgtgttttaccagCCAGTCAGAGGTGTTTAATGCAGATTAAGAGaaccaaaacacacagtttaaaggCGGGATTTGTTGTAAAACTGCTGTATTTTCCTGCTGATAAACTGGAGCCTGAATACTGACAGAAATGATGAGGAGATGTTGGTGTGTCAGTAGCAGCATCTTGGCTCTCACTAACTGGACTGAATTAAAGGTAAACAcgcattcatttcatttctcctGGCTGATAACACTGATACAGGGCTTCTACAGATATCAACCAATcaaattttatgctttttaatgccattttaatgctacaatgtaaaaattttaatgccacgactgtgaactcaacaaattacaccgatggtttttttttttttttttttttttttttttgcaaaagatgatttttatgtgaaaactgtccctacatttcactatttctgaatccggaaaccacccctgacctCCCACGGGctgtagtcattctctgaattccatgttttctagcCATTTCCCAGCtgtcctccacctggtccagcctgccggtcactttaaccctcctgttgtcctcatttacgggcaccaaaaaatattgttttcttgtctgaaaaaaaaaaacaaaaaaattcagcaaaaaaattcctcaaaattctgaaaatttgcaaaacctttaggaagaaaattccaataattctttaaagtttcctttaaaagttttatttaaaaaaaaaatcccccaaatttgacaagaaaattcttgtaaatattttttaaaaaatgagtaaaaatctaaaaaaatcctaaaaatatctaaagtgattacatatatatcagtaagacttctaatattttctttaagaacattcacataaaaatcaactggattcgctggattttggttgattttttgtgaatgttcttaaagaaacattttttttagcatttcttttttccaccgaaaaatgttcaaaaatttcccaaaaatgttgaaaatgtggacatcagaagtttcactgtgaaattttttttaaaaaaaataatttttccacattttcaaattttaaagcgggtcaatttgacccgcaggacgacacgagggttaaatacatgcagtttttggtaATTGTACCCAACCAGCTGGAACAATTATCgcaatgcttcggcatgtttacgcagatgcacatatctgacgaatcgcagtctataattatatattattacaatattattgtcaaatattttcttgaaaactgcaaaGAATTTTAAATGCCGTTGAGAAtcaaatgtaatgatttttaatgccattcaAGGCCTTAATTTTCCCCAAATCAGCtaaatgactattaatgctttttaatgccctgcaggaTGCTGTAGTTCTCTAACATCAGGACTCACATCGTCCCAGTGGTCGAACTCGTAGCGTTTCCTCCTCAGACCAGGTTCCAGCTCCTGCAGGAgagcagcctcctcctcctcggtgATGAAGCCGGTCCTCACCTCCACCTGGAGGCCGAGGCTCAGCACGAGTTCCCGGTTTGACCCGACGACCGGAGCCTCGACCCGGAGCGGAGACGGTCCGCCGGTGGCTCTGGAGCTCAGACGGCGGCGGTGAGTGGAATAAACGGCCGGTTTGTGGATTTGTTTCAACACCGTCCCCAAAAGTCTCATGTTTCTGTCTGAAATATGATCATAAAGAAGAGTTTAGGCGGTTCTACTTACGTTTTTACTGCGTTTCACCAAGTCAAGTTCTGGGAGCCGCCATCTTGGAAACGCAATGCACTGTGGGGGTTGTAGTCTAACGGCAATAAACGCACGAGTCACGGCAAGAATACCTCAAATGtttatatttctatttctatAGACAGCTACagacaaaataatatttattttgaaatcacattaaaaaacgCCTGTATTTTTACTACCCCCACGTCAGATATTTAATTGTACCATAGCTACTGtgtatattttttgcaaaatcaaCGTCAagatgtggggaaaaaaaatctaaaagctAATGTCTCATGTGGGGacatgggttctgtaaagcgtcttgagacaatttgacctgtaattggtgctatataaataaactgaattgaactgaattcatataaaataaataatagataatatctaatatattttaaagatatttccCGAAATTTGCAAATTTACACATTGCACAAAATAAGCCTTTGGAATGAGACTTTATTCTGTTACCCAACATGAccagacttttatttattttattattttattgttttctttaataataatgtaattatcTACAGTTTATGCAGCCCATGATGGAGAGTGATGGTGATTTTTAATGGCTATCAATAAGTCCTGGTTCTGTTCTCGCCCAGCAGCTTTTTTATTTCCATACATGTGTTTGTACTTTATGTTACTGCGTCGCTGTGCTTCCAGGCATGCATGCAAAGCCACAAAGACTCCTGCTGAGTGCCGGCCTTCCTCCGTGGCTCTGGGATATGGACGCACAAAGAGATGAGCGGCGATGCAGAGAAAAGCACCGGATGCACACGATGGAGTTCTCTGCTGTGAACAGTGGAGGGCAGTGGACACCAGTGAGAGTCTGAACGCTCAGGTTAGTGGTCACCTGCCTCAACATCTGCTCAGAGCAGGTGGAGTTACCAGTTTGTTCACCACACAGATAAAGCTGGACGAAATATTCACTAAAACGTCCTGTTTATTGCTGGGCTGGTTGCTGAAATGCATCATGTGGATTTGTTTTGTTCTAAATGTCAtcctaattattcatttattaacaATATAGCTGTTTTTGATGATACTAAGTGACAGCCTCCAccataattaaacagaagactGAAAGCTATAAATACGGCACCGTTTAAAAATTTGAGGTCACCCAAACAGTTTCacgttttccatttttttttccatatttcattgtactaaaacacaatga
This portion of the Amphiprion ocellaris isolate individual 3 ecotype Okinawa chromosome 19, ASM2253959v1, whole genome shotgun sequence genome encodes:
- the alkbh7 gene encoding alpha-ketoglutarate-dependent dioxygenase alkB homolog 7, mitochondrial, producing MRLLGTVLKQIHKPAVYSTHRRRLSSRATGGPSPLRVEAPVVGSNRELVLSLGLQVEVRTGFITEEEEAALLQELEPGLRRKRYEFDHWDDAIHGYRETERVTWGAACEEILTRVRSAAFPEGSSLLGPVHVLDLDKAGYIKPHIDSVKFCGSTIAGLSLLSDSIMRLVKEDDSSEWLDLLLSRRSLYILRDQARYQYTHEILKDEESVFNGQKVPRQRRISVICRNLPG